One Tachysurus fulvidraco isolate hzauxx_2018 chromosome 2, HZAU_PFXX_2.0, whole genome shotgun sequence DNA segment encodes these proteins:
- the tmem259 gene encoding membralin isoform X2, with translation MSDNQGNLNNNNVPLNNNNGAANRLRNPNVNQNPLINVRDRLFHALFFKMAVTYSRLFPPSFRRVFEFFVLLKALFVLFILAYIHIAFSRSPINCLEHVREKWPRDGILRVEIQRNSSRAPIFLQFYETEGFQGLVKEPNGDTEDISRIPVHQEDEDEEEMTVDMFDNSSVRFELDIEPQLKPLVSNGAPGSGSNDTQDLSFTQAPSKVWPQEEYIVEYSLEYGFLRLSQTTRQRLNIPVMVVTLDPVKDQCFGDGFSRFLLDEFLGYDDILMSSVKALAENEENKGFLRNVVSGEHYRFVSMWMARTSYLAAFVIMVIFTLSVSMLLRYSHHQIFVFIVDLLQMLEMNMTIAFPAAPLLTVILALVGMEAIMSEFFNDTTTAFYIILIVWLADQYDAICCHTNTSKRHWLRFFYLYHFAFYAYHYRFNGQYSSLALVTSWLFIQHSMIYFFHHYELPAILQQIRIQEMLLQNQQAAQGNQTALQDNLNNNTTTNAVAHAGRPAPAGSVVANSQEHQSPLVQPQAEASNGLPSPAPSDQDWMSETAAIITDAIITEALSAPLLETTASTTGISVARSPDTAGENQERSERSAGPKEVGGNDEGGATPHVTNCREAEADKTDTCHWDAKKESESHTEAATAGPHSTPS, from the exons ATGTCGGACAATCAGGGTAACCTGAACAACAATAACGTGCCTctgaacaacaacaatggcgcgGCGAACCGACTCCGAAACCCGAACGTGAATCAGAACCCACTCATCAATGTGCGGGACCGACTCTTTCACGCGCTCTTCTTTAAGATGGCAGTCACTTACTCCAGACTGTTTCCTCCATCTTTCCGGCGGGTTTTCGAGTTCTTCGTCCTTCTGAAG GCCTTATTTGTTCTCTTCATTCTGGCCTACATCCACATCGCCTTTTCTCGTTCTCCTATTAACTGCTTGGAGCACGTTCGTGAGAAGTGGCCACGCGATGGAATCCTGCGTGTGGAGATCCAGCGCAATTCCAGTCGTGCACCAATATTTCTGCAGTTCTACGAGACCGAGGGATTTCAGGGGCTTGTCAAAGAGCCAAACGGGGACACGGAGGACATCAGCCGAATTCCAGTTCACcaagaggatgaagatgaagaggagaTGACGGTTGACATGTTCGACAACAGCTCTGTGAGG TTCGAGCTGGACATTGAACCACAACTGAAGCCTTTGGTGAGCAATGGCGCCCCAGGCTCAGGCTCGAACGACACCCAGGACCTCTCCTTCACCCAGGCGCCCTCTAAAG TGTGGCCTCAAGAGGAATACATTGTAGAGTATTCCCTAGAGTACGGGTTCCTGCGTCTGTCTCAAACCACTCGACAACGTCTGAACATTCCCGTTATGGTGGTTACCCTGG ACCCAGTAAAGGACCAGTGTTTTGGAGACGGTTTTAGCCGTTTCCTCTTGGACGAGTTCCTCGGCTATGACGACATACTGATGTCCAGTGTTAAAGCTTTAGCagaaaatgaggaaaataaag gATTCTTGAGGAATGTGGTATCAGGAGAACATTACCGTTTTGTTAGTATGTGGATGGCACGTACCTCCTACCTGGCTGCCTTTGTAATAATGGTGATTTTT ACGTTGTCCGTGTCCATGCTGCTCCGTTATTCCCACCACCAGATCTTTGTTTTCATAG TGGATCTCCTGCAGATGCTAGAGATGAACATGACCATTGCATTCCCAGCTGCTCCTCTTCTTACTGTAATCTTGGCTCTCGTTG GAATGGAAGCCATCATGTCTGAGTTTTTCAACGACACAACTACAGCATTCTATATCATCCTGATCGTGTGGTTGGCGGATCAGTACGACGCCATCTGCTGCCACACCAACACGAGCAAGCGCCATTGGCTCAG GTTCTTTTATCTCTACCATTTTGCATTCTATGCGTACCATTACCGCTTTAACGGGCAGTATAGCAGCCTGGCTCTGGTCACTTCTTGGCTCTTCATTCAG CACTCCATGATCTACTTTTTCCACCACTATGAGCTGCCAGCCATCCTGCAGCAGATCCGCATCCAGGAAATGCTGCTGCAGAACCAGCAAGCTGCTCAGGGCAACCAGACGGCGTTGCAGGACAACctcaacaacaacaccacaacTAATGCTGTGGCACATGCTGGCAGGCCAGCTCCAGCCGGCTCAGTCGTTGCCAATAGCCAGGAGCACCAGTCACCCCTGGTCCAGCCACAGGCTGAAGCTTCTAATGGCCTGCCTTCTCCCGCACCAAGTGATCAGGATTGGATGTCTGAGACGGCAGCCATCATCACAGACGCCATAATCACGGAGGCACTATCAGCCCCACTACTCGAGACTACAGCATCCACTACAGGCATCAGTGTGGCAAGGAGTCCAGATACGGCAGGAGAGAATCAAGAGAGAAGCGAAAGGTCAGCTGGACCCAAAGAAGTAGGAGGGAACGACGAGGGAGGAGCAACTCCTCACGTCACAAACTGCAGAGAAGCAGAGGCGGACAAAACAGACACGTGTCACTGGGACGCCAAAAAGGAGAGCGAAAGTCACACTGAGGCAGCAACAGCTGGCCCTCACTCCACCCCATCCTGA
- the tmem259 gene encoding membralin isoform X1, which produces MSDNQGNLNNNNVPLNNNNGAANRLRNPNVNQNPLINVRDRLFHALFFKMAVTYSRLFPPSFRRVFEFFVLLKALFVLFILAYIHIAFSRSPINCLEHVREKWPRDGILRVEIQRNSSRAPIFLQFYETEGFQGLVKEPNGDTEDISRIPVHQEDEDEEEMTVDMFDNSSVRFELDIEPQLKPLVSNGAPGSGSNDTQDLSFTQAPSKGMQPLRETVSEIEMLTRAVWPQEEYIVEYSLEYGFLRLSQTTRQRLNIPVMVVTLDPVKDQCFGDGFSRFLLDEFLGYDDILMSSVKALAENEENKGFLRNVVSGEHYRFVSMWMARTSYLAAFVIMVIFTLSVSMLLRYSHHQIFVFIVDLLQMLEMNMTIAFPAAPLLTVILALVGMEAIMSEFFNDTTTAFYIILIVWLADQYDAICCHTNTSKRHWLRFFYLYHFAFYAYHYRFNGQYSSLALVTSWLFIQHSMIYFFHHYELPAILQQIRIQEMLLQNQQAAQGNQTALQDNLNNNTTTNAVAHAGRPAPAGSVVANSQEHQSPLVQPQAEASNGLPSPAPSDQDWMSETAAIITDAIITEALSAPLLETTASTTGISVARSPDTAGENQERSERSAGPKEVGGNDEGGATPHVTNCREAEADKTDTCHWDAKKESESHTEAATAGPHSTPS; this is translated from the exons ATGTCGGACAATCAGGGTAACCTGAACAACAATAACGTGCCTctgaacaacaacaatggcgcgGCGAACCGACTCCGAAACCCGAACGTGAATCAGAACCCACTCATCAATGTGCGGGACCGACTCTTTCACGCGCTCTTCTTTAAGATGGCAGTCACTTACTCCAGACTGTTTCCTCCATCTTTCCGGCGGGTTTTCGAGTTCTTCGTCCTTCTGAAG GCCTTATTTGTTCTCTTCATTCTGGCCTACATCCACATCGCCTTTTCTCGTTCTCCTATTAACTGCTTGGAGCACGTTCGTGAGAAGTGGCCACGCGATGGAATCCTGCGTGTGGAGATCCAGCGCAATTCCAGTCGTGCACCAATATTTCTGCAGTTCTACGAGACCGAGGGATTTCAGGGGCTTGTCAAAGAGCCAAACGGGGACACGGAGGACATCAGCCGAATTCCAGTTCACcaagaggatgaagatgaagaggagaTGACGGTTGACATGTTCGACAACAGCTCTGTGAGG TTCGAGCTGGACATTGAACCACAACTGAAGCCTTTGGTGAGCAATGGCGCCCCAGGCTCAGGCTCGAACGACACCCAGGACCTCTCCTTCACCCAGGCGCCCTCTAAAGGTATGCAGCCGCTGAGGGAGACTGTCTCCGAGATTGAGATGCTTACAAGAGCAG TGTGGCCTCAAGAGGAATACATTGTAGAGTATTCCCTAGAGTACGGGTTCCTGCGTCTGTCTCAAACCACTCGACAACGTCTGAACATTCCCGTTATGGTGGTTACCCTGG ACCCAGTAAAGGACCAGTGTTTTGGAGACGGTTTTAGCCGTTTCCTCTTGGACGAGTTCCTCGGCTATGACGACATACTGATGTCCAGTGTTAAAGCTTTAGCagaaaatgaggaaaataaag gATTCTTGAGGAATGTGGTATCAGGAGAACATTACCGTTTTGTTAGTATGTGGATGGCACGTACCTCCTACCTGGCTGCCTTTGTAATAATGGTGATTTTT ACGTTGTCCGTGTCCATGCTGCTCCGTTATTCCCACCACCAGATCTTTGTTTTCATAG TGGATCTCCTGCAGATGCTAGAGATGAACATGACCATTGCATTCCCAGCTGCTCCTCTTCTTACTGTAATCTTGGCTCTCGTTG GAATGGAAGCCATCATGTCTGAGTTTTTCAACGACACAACTACAGCATTCTATATCATCCTGATCGTGTGGTTGGCGGATCAGTACGACGCCATCTGCTGCCACACCAACACGAGCAAGCGCCATTGGCTCAG GTTCTTTTATCTCTACCATTTTGCATTCTATGCGTACCATTACCGCTTTAACGGGCAGTATAGCAGCCTGGCTCTGGTCACTTCTTGGCTCTTCATTCAG CACTCCATGATCTACTTTTTCCACCACTATGAGCTGCCAGCCATCCTGCAGCAGATCCGCATCCAGGAAATGCTGCTGCAGAACCAGCAAGCTGCTCAGGGCAACCAGACGGCGTTGCAGGACAACctcaacaacaacaccacaacTAATGCTGTGGCACATGCTGGCAGGCCAGCTCCAGCCGGCTCAGTCGTTGCCAATAGCCAGGAGCACCAGTCACCCCTGGTCCAGCCACAGGCTGAAGCTTCTAATGGCCTGCCTTCTCCCGCACCAAGTGATCAGGATTGGATGTCTGAGACGGCAGCCATCATCACAGACGCCATAATCACGGAGGCACTATCAGCCCCACTACTCGAGACTACAGCATCCACTACAGGCATCAGTGTGGCAAGGAGTCCAGATACGGCAGGAGAGAATCAAGAGAGAAGCGAAAGGTCAGCTGGACCCAAAGAAGTAGGAGGGAACGACGAGGGAGGAGCAACTCCTCACGTCACAAACTGCAGAGAAGCAGAGGCGGACAAAACAGACACGTGTCACTGGGACGCCAAAAAGGAGAGCGAAAGTCACACTGAGGCAGCAACAGCTGGCCCTCACTCCACCCCATCCTGA